From the genome of Gammaproteobacteria bacterium:
CGCTGTTTTTTTCCCCACACCAGGCAATCGCGTCAGGCGGACACTATCTCCTTCCTGCACACAGAGTGCGAAATCATTGGACTCAATACCAGACAATATAATGAGCGCCATTTTAGCGCCGACACCATTAACACGTAATAACGCACGGAAGAGGCGACGCTCATCCTCGGTTGCAAAGCCAAAAAGTAATTGTGCGTCTTTGCGCACGACGAGATGTGTAAACAAACTGACTTCATTGCCGAGTACAGGAAGCCCGTAGAATGTAGTCATTGGCGCTTCCAATTCGTAGCCGACGCCATGTACATCAAGAAGTAAGTACGGGGGGCGTTTTTCCAAGAGGACGCCCCGGATGCGCCCGATCATAGCAAGCGGCCGCCCCGCGAACCCCGAACACCCGCCATACGCAGGAGTCCCTGACGCCTAT
Proteins encoded in this window:
- the ruvA gene encoding Holliday junction branch migration protein RuvA codes for the protein MIGRIRGVLLEKRPPYLLLDVHGVGYELEAPMTTFYGLPVLGNEVSLFTHLVVRKDAQLLFGFATEDERRLFRALLRVNGVGAKMALIILSGIESNDFALCVQEGDSVRLTRLPGVGKKTAERLIVEMRDRLSDWQSSSSVPGARQDTREAPATTAAEDAVSAMVALGYKPQEASRYVVAVNRDGLSTEEIIREALKASVQN